The Micromonospora sp. NBC_00421 genome contains a region encoding:
- a CDS encoding class I SAM-dependent methyltransferase, producing the protein MTGEPRLGDVFGELLRDAYAVHTGIGPRPLVGGRLPRPVIEIIERDDGLVNGAPAAHYLDGPEHWQPYDHRAVDRARGATLDVGVGGGRIALVLQEHGVPVTGLDTSPGALRVSRHRGVRDLVLGTVDEHVADGRRYDTFLLLGNNLGLFEGRERAPGFLAALAALARPGAQVIAHGTDPYGTTDPVHTGYHERNRRRGRLGGQLRLRLRYRELGTEWFDYLVCSPEELAELVRGTPWRLTDVDDRDAPYYLATLRLAGR; encoded by the coding sequence GTGACCGGAGAACCTCGGCTGGGCGACGTGTTCGGAGAACTGCTGCGTGACGCGTACGCGGTGCACACCGGGATCGGGCCCCGGCCGCTGGTCGGCGGGCGGCTGCCCCGGCCGGTCATCGAGATCATCGAACGGGACGACGGGCTGGTCAACGGGGCGCCCGCCGCGCACTACCTGGACGGTCCCGAGCACTGGCAGCCGTACGACCACCGGGCCGTGGACCGGGCCCGGGGCGCCACCCTGGACGTCGGCGTCGGGGGCGGCCGGATCGCGCTGGTGCTCCAGGAACACGGCGTACCGGTCACCGGGCTGGACACCTCACCGGGGGCGCTGCGCGTCAGCCGGCACCGGGGGGTGCGCGACCTCGTCCTCGGCACCGTCGACGAGCACGTGGCCGACGGCCGGCGCTACGACACGTTCCTGCTGCTCGGCAACAACCTGGGGCTGTTCGAGGGGCGGGAGCGGGCACCGGGGTTCCTCGCCGCGCTGGCCGCCCTGGCCCGGCCCGGTGCGCAGGTCATCGCGCACGGCACCGACCCGTACGGCACCACGGACCCGGTGCACACCGGCTACCACGAGCGGAACCGCCGGCGCGGTCGGCTCGGTGGGCAACTGCGGTTGCGGCTGCGCTACCGCGAGCTCGGCACCGAGTGGTTCGACTACCTGGTCTGCTCGCCCGAGGAGTTGGCCGAGCTGGTCCGGGGCACCCCGTGGCGGTTGACCGACGTGGACGACCGCGACGCTCCGTACTATCTGGCCACCCTGCGGCTGGCCGGGCGGTGA
- a CDS encoding PPOX class F420-dependent oxidoreductase produces MTDLDRLAAEKYVLLTTFRKDGRAVSTPVWAVRDGDALAVWTVTDSGKVKRIRRDGAVTVAPCDVRGRPLGEAVPGHAVLCGPAESSRVRHLLRRKYRLLGRLTLLGSRLRRGEAGTIGIRVTVGQ; encoded by the coding sequence GTGACCGACCTGGACCGCCTGGCGGCGGAGAAGTACGTCCTGCTGACGACGTTCCGCAAGGACGGTCGTGCGGTGTCCACCCCGGTCTGGGCGGTCCGCGACGGCGACGCCCTGGCGGTCTGGACGGTCACCGACTCGGGGAAGGTCAAGCGGATCAGGCGGGACGGCGCGGTGACCGTCGCCCCGTGTGACGTGCGCGGCCGTCCGCTGGGCGAGGCGGTGCCGGGTCACGCGGTGCTCTGCGGGCCGGCGGAGAGCAGCCGGGTGCGCCACCTGCTCCGCCGGAAGTACCGGCTGCTGGGCCGGCTGACCCTGCTCGGCAGCCGGCTGCGCCGGGGCGAGGCGGGCACGATCGGCATCCGGGTCACCGTCGGGCAGTGA
- a CDS encoding BldC family transcriptional regulator, translated as MASRTHEPEPLLTPAEVASMFRVDPKTVTRWAKAGKLSAIRTLGGHRRYRESEVRALLQGQIPQQRQGD; from the coding sequence ATGGCATCGCGAACGCATGAACCAGAGCCGCTACTCACGCCGGCCGAGGTGGCGTCGATGTTCCGTGTCGACCCGAAGACGGTGACCCGGTGGGCCAAGGCGGGGAAGCTCAGCGCGATCCGAACCCTGGGCGGACACCGTCGGTACCGTGAGTCGGAGGTGCGGGCGTTGCTACAGGGACAGATTCCCCAACAGCGCCAGGGGGACTGA
- a CDS encoding Glu/Leu/Phe/Val family dehydrogenase — protein MGVFASTDDPGSAGHEQVVFCQDRQSGLKAIIGIYSTALGPALGGTRCYPYASEEAALADVLDLSRGMAYKNALAGLDHGGGKAVIWGDPDQVKSEALLRAYGRFVQSLAGRYYTACDVGTYVADMDVIARETRFVTGRSVEHGGAGDSSVLTAWGVFQGMRAAAEHVWGSPTLRGRRVGVAGLGKVGRHLTGHLVDDGAEVVATDVDPRALEWARANHPRVGLVADTSALVAADIDVYAPCALGGALDDDTVPALRARVVAGAANNQLAHPGIEKLLADRGILYAPDYVVNAGGVIQVADEIDGFNFERAKLRATRIYDTTRQILRLAEDEGVPPAAAADRLAERRMADVGRLRAIHLR, from the coding sequence ATGGGCGTATTCGCCAGCACCGACGATCCGGGATCCGCCGGTCACGAACAGGTCGTCTTCTGTCAGGACAGGCAGAGCGGCCTCAAGGCGATCATCGGCATCTACTCGACCGCGCTTGGCCCCGCGCTCGGCGGCACGCGGTGCTATCCGTACGCCAGCGAGGAGGCGGCGCTGGCGGACGTGCTGGACCTGTCCCGGGGCATGGCGTACAAGAACGCCCTGGCCGGGCTGGACCACGGCGGCGGCAAGGCGGTCATCTGGGGGGATCCGGACCAGGTCAAGAGCGAGGCGCTGCTGCGCGCGTACGGCCGGTTCGTGCAGTCCCTGGCCGGGCGCTACTACACCGCCTGCGACGTCGGCACCTACGTGGCCGACATGGACGTGATCGCCCGGGAGACCCGCTTCGTCACCGGTCGCAGCGTCGAGCACGGCGGCGCGGGTGACTCCTCGGTCCTCACCGCCTGGGGCGTCTTCCAGGGCATGCGGGCCGCCGCCGAGCACGTCTGGGGCTCACCGACGTTGCGCGGACGTCGGGTCGGGGTGGCCGGGCTGGGCAAGGTCGGCAGGCACCTGACCGGTCACCTGGTCGACGACGGGGCCGAGGTGGTGGCGACCGACGTCGACCCGAGGGCGCTGGAGTGGGCGCGGGCCAACCACCCCCGGGTCGGGCTGGTCGCCGACACCTCCGCGCTGGTCGCCGCCGACATCGACGTGTACGCCCCGTGCGCCCTGGGCGGTGCGCTCGACGACGACACGGTGCCGGCGCTGCGGGCCAGGGTGGTCGCCGGCGCGGCAAACAACCAGCTCGCCCACCCGGGCATCGAGAAGCTGCTCGCCGACCGGGGCATCCTGTACGCCCCCGACTACGTGGTGAACGCCGGGGGCGTGATCCAGGTCGCGGACGAGATCGACGGCTTCAACTTCGAGCGGGCCAAGCTGCGGGCCACCCGGATCTACGACACCACCCGGCAGATCCTCCGGCTCGCCGAGGACGAGGGGGTGCCCCCGGCGGCGGCCGCGGACCGGCTGGCCGAGCGCCGGATGGCCGACGTGGGCCGACTGCGCGCCATCCACCTGCGGTGA
- a CDS encoding DUF3073 domain-containing protein: MGRGRAKAKQTKVARELKYHSPNTDLTALQRELASAGGKSEQHFDDDYKEYVDDDDEDHADDDPDPWAPPTR, from the coding sequence ATGGGGCGCGGCCGTGCTAAGGCCAAGCAGACAAAGGTGGCGCGGGAGTTGAAGTACCACTCCCCGAACACCGACCTCACCGCCTTGCAGCGCGAACTGGCGAGTGCCGGTGGGAAGTCTGAGCAGCACTTCGACGACGACTACAAAGAGTATGTCGACGACGACGACGAGGATCACGCGGACGACGACCCGGACCCCTGGGCCCCTCCGACCCGCTGA
- the amcA gene encoding multiple cyclophane-containing RiPP AmcA — MPETTSPRPPERVGTGTDQVADRVRDAAGELSALLHEAEAARRSRAEVPGGEGAGAVCAWNHFENIPTFYNWNNRPR; from the coding sequence ATGCCCGAGACCACGAGTCCCCGGCCGCCTGAGCGCGTCGGGACCGGCACGGATCAGGTCGCCGACCGGGTGCGGGATGCCGCCGGGGAGCTTTCCGCCCTGCTCCACGAGGCCGAGGCCGCGCGTCGGTCCCGGGCGGAGGTGCCGGGCGGGGAGGGGGCCGGCGCGGTCTGCGCCTGGAACCACTTCGAGAACATCCCGACCTTCTACAACTGGAACAACCGACCACGCTGA
- the amcB gene encoding cyclophane-forming radical SAM peptide maturase AmcB, with product MRGIAAIPSYVVMQPTTLCNLDCAYCYLPHRAADRRMPVAVAEAVAAAVAPWAAQGRFSVVWHGGEPLAAGREHLAALIAPFPAGVEHHVQTNATLVDDAWCAFFVEHGVRVSVSVDGPRARNDDRVTRAGRPAYDRIVRGIAALRRHGLPFSALAVVSRPTPGLATELYDYFLELGCDVLGLNIEETEGVNTRSNAHDAATVTAFWAELVTAWRRTPRVHLREVEWSLRYAAAVLAGAEGDLLPRQLDPIPTIGYDGSVTVLSPELAGFTDARYGDFSSGNVLATPLAEILTGAPGTDWVGEFLSGVEACRSSCAYFGFCGGGHAANRYFEQGRFDGTETEHCRNSKIRLLEGVLEHARDHESPAA from the coding sequence ATGCGGGGCATCGCGGCGATTCCGTCGTACGTGGTGATGCAGCCGACGACATTGTGCAACCTCGACTGCGCGTACTGCTATCTGCCGCACCGGGCGGCCGACCGGCGGATGCCGGTGGCGGTGGCCGAGGCGGTCGCCGCCGCGGTGGCCCCCTGGGCGGCGCAGGGCCGGTTCTCGGTGGTCTGGCACGGCGGGGAGCCGCTGGCCGCCGGCAGGGAACACCTGGCGGCGTTGATCGCGCCGTTCCCCGCCGGGGTGGAGCACCACGTGCAGACCAACGCCACGTTGGTCGATGACGCCTGGTGCGCGTTCTTCGTCGAGCACGGGGTGCGGGTGAGTGTGAGCGTGGACGGCCCGCGCGCCCGCAACGACGACCGGGTGACCCGGGCCGGCCGGCCGGCGTACGACCGGATCGTCCGGGGGATCGCGGCGTTGCGCCGGCACGGCCTGCCGTTCTCGGCGCTGGCGGTGGTGAGCCGGCCGACCCCGGGCCTCGCCACCGAGCTGTACGACTACTTCCTGGAACTGGGCTGTGACGTGCTGGGCCTCAACATCGAGGAGACCGAGGGGGTCAACACCCGGAGCAACGCGCACGACGCGGCGACGGTGACCGCGTTCTGGGCCGAACTGGTGACGGCCTGGCGGCGGACGCCCAGGGTGCACCTGCGCGAGGTGGAGTGGTCGCTGCGGTACGCGGCGGCGGTGCTGGCCGGCGCGGAGGGCGACCTGCTGCCCCGGCAGCTCGACCCGATCCCGACGATCGGGTACGACGGCTCGGTCACCGTGCTCTCCCCGGAGCTGGCCGGCTTCACCGACGCCCGGTACGGCGACTTCAGCAGCGGGAACGTGCTGGCCACCCCGCTGGCCGAGATCCTGACCGGTGCGCCGGGCACCGACTGGGTGGGTGAGTTCCTCAGCGGGGTCGAGGCGTGCCGGTCGTCCTGCGCGTACTTCGGCTTCTGCGGTGGCGGCCATGCGGCCAACCGCTACTTCGAGCAGGGACGGTTCGACGGTACGGAGACCGAACACTGTCGCAACAGCAAGATCCGCCTACTGGAGGGAGTGTTGGAGCATGCCCGAGACCACGAGTCCCCGGCCGCCTGA
- the purM gene encoding phosphoribosylformylglycinamidine cyclo-ligase translates to MTYVSERSGAGSSPNGAGGDRQPWTAGTGRTTRKRSVSYADAGVSIEAGDRAVELLKSKVKETRRPEVMGDLGGFAGLFRLDTKKYKNPILASSTDGVGTKLVIAQQLDIHDTIGIDLVAMVVDDLVACGAEPLFLLDYIATGEVVPDRVAEIGAGIADGCRYAGCALLGGETAEHPGVLRPDEYDVSATGVGVVEESEILSPDRVEVGDVVIAMRSSGLHSNGYSLVRHVLLGAGRMRLDVVIDDFGRQRTLGEELLTPTKIYAQDCLKLITEAEVRSIAHVTGGGIPGNLVRVLPEHVDAVVDRATWKPQPIFDLIQSKGRIDDPEMESTFNMGVGMFAIVSAEDADRALATLAGRGVDAWLAGEIIEGTGNVQMIGQHTRG, encoded by the coding sequence GTGACCTACGTGTCCGAGCGCAGCGGCGCAGGAAGCAGCCCGAACGGCGCCGGTGGCGACCGTCAGCCCTGGACGGCGGGCACCGGCCGCACCACCCGCAAACGCTCGGTCTCGTACGCCGACGCCGGGGTGTCGATCGAGGCGGGCGACCGGGCGGTCGAGCTGCTCAAGTCGAAGGTCAAGGAGACCCGGCGGCCGGAGGTCATGGGCGACCTGGGCGGTTTCGCCGGCCTGTTCCGGTTGGACACCAAGAAGTACAAGAACCCGATCCTGGCCTCCTCCACCGACGGGGTGGGCACCAAGCTGGTCATCGCCCAGCAGCTCGACATCCACGACACGATCGGCATCGACCTGGTCGCGATGGTCGTCGACGACCTGGTGGCCTGTGGCGCCGAGCCGCTGTTCCTGCTCGACTACATCGCCACCGGTGAAGTCGTGCCGGACCGGGTCGCCGAGATCGGGGCCGGCATCGCCGACGGCTGCCGGTACGCCGGTTGCGCGTTGCTCGGCGGCGAGACCGCCGAACACCCGGGCGTGCTGCGCCCCGACGAGTACGACGTCTCCGCCACCGGCGTCGGCGTGGTCGAGGAGAGCGAGATCCTCAGCCCGGACCGGGTCGAGGTGGGCGACGTGGTGATCGCGATGCGCTCGTCCGGTCTGCACTCCAACGGTTACTCGCTGGTGCGGCACGTGCTGCTGGGTGCCGGTCGGATGCGGTTGGACGTGGTGATCGACGACTTCGGCCGGCAGCGCACCCTGGGCGAGGAGTTGCTCACCCCGACCAAGATCTACGCGCAGGACTGCCTGAAGCTGATCACCGAGGCGGAGGTGCGCTCGATCGCCCACGTCACCGGCGGCGGCATCCCCGGCAACCTGGTCCGGGTGCTGCCCGAGCATGTCGACGCGGTGGTCGACCGGGCCACCTGGAAGCCGCAGCCGATCTTCGACCTGATCCAGTCCAAGGGCCGGATCGACGACCCGGAGATGGAGTCGACGTTCAACATGGGCGTCGGCATGTTCGCCATCGTCTCCGCCGAGGACGCCGACCGCGCGCTGGCCACCCTCGCGGGCCGGGGTGTGGACGCCTGGCTGGCCGGCGAGATCATCGAGGGCACCGGCAACGTCCAGATGATCGGCCAGCACACCCGGGGCTGA
- the purF gene encoding amidophosphoribosyltransferase codes for MPRGDGRLSHDLDPQRPGPQDACGVFGVWAPGEEVANLTYFGLYALQHRGQEAAGIAVSDGSGVVVYKDLGLVAQVFDEPTLKSLRGHLAIGHARYSTTGGSTWENAQPTIRSTTSGTTIALAHNGNLVNTAELQKEVAERGLLDDGATNDTSLVTMLLASRPDLSVEAAALEVLPQLRGAFSFVFMDESTLYAARDPHGVRPLVLGRLERGWVVASETAALDIVGASVVREVEPGELIAIDEAGLRSNRFAAPEPKGCLFEYVYIARPDATIAGRNVHAARVQIGRQLAKEHPVEADLVIPVPESGTPAAIGYAEASGITYGAGLMKNPYVGRTFIQPSQTLRQLGVRLKLNPLRENVRGKRLVVVDDSIVRGNTQRAIVRMLREAGALEVHVRISSPPVNWPCFYGIDFATRAELLANGLDNEGIRRSIGADTLGYVSLPGLIAATEQPKNRLCRACFDGEYPIDLPAGNLIGKHVLEGVGRRVADTPDAPEHHTPLVATPGGATAHRP; via the coding sequence GTGCCCCGAGGCGATGGCCGGCTGAGCCACGACCTTGACCCCCAGCGACCCGGCCCCCAGGACGCCTGTGGCGTCTTCGGTGTCTGGGCCCCGGGTGAAGAGGTCGCCAATCTCACCTATTTCGGTCTCTACGCGCTCCAGCACCGTGGTCAGGAGGCCGCCGGCATCGCGGTGAGCGACGGGTCCGGCGTGGTGGTCTACAAGGACCTGGGTCTGGTGGCCCAGGTGTTCGACGAGCCGACGCTGAAGAGCCTGCGGGGCCACCTGGCGATCGGGCACGCGCGCTACTCCACCACCGGCGGTTCGACCTGGGAAAATGCCCAGCCGACCATCCGGTCGACCACCTCCGGCACCACCATCGCCCTGGCGCACAACGGCAACCTGGTCAACACCGCCGAGTTGCAGAAGGAGGTCGCCGAGCGCGGCCTGCTCGACGACGGGGCCACCAACGACACCTCGCTTGTGACAATGCTGCTGGCCAGCCGCCCCGACCTGTCGGTGGAGGCCGCCGCGCTGGAGGTGCTGCCGCAGTTGCGGGGGGCGTTCAGCTTCGTCTTCATGGACGAGTCGACCCTCTACGCCGCCCGGGACCCGCACGGCGTCCGGCCGCTGGTGCTCGGCCGCCTGGAGCGCGGCTGGGTGGTGGCCAGCGAGACCGCCGCGTTGGACATCGTCGGCGCGAGCGTGGTGCGGGAGGTCGAGCCGGGCGAGCTGATCGCGATCGACGAGGCGGGCCTGCGCTCCAACCGGTTCGCCGCGCCGGAGCCGAAGGGCTGCCTCTTCGAGTACGTCTACATCGCCCGGCCGGACGCCACCATCGCCGGCCGTAACGTGCACGCCGCCCGGGTGCAGATCGGGCGGCAACTCGCCAAGGAGCACCCGGTCGAGGCCGACCTGGTGATCCCGGTGCCCGAGTCGGGCACCCCGGCCGCCATCGGTTACGCCGAGGCGTCCGGCATCACCTACGGCGCCGGCCTGATGAAGAACCCGTACGTCGGGCGTACCTTCATCCAGCCGTCGCAGACCCTTCGTCAGCTCGGCGTACGGCTCAAGCTGAACCCGCTGCGGGAGAACGTGCGGGGCAAGCGGTTGGTCGTGGTCGACGACTCGATCGTGCGCGGCAACACCCAGCGGGCGATCGTGCGGATGCTCCGCGAGGCGGGGGCGCTGGAGGTCCACGTCCGGATCTCCTCCCCGCCGGTCAACTGGCCGTGCTTCTACGGCATCGACTTCGCCACCCGGGCCGAACTCCTGGCCAACGGGCTGGACAACGAGGGCATCCGGCGGTCGATCGGTGCCGACACCCTCGGTTACGTCTCGCTCCCCGGTCTCATCGCCGCGACCGAGCAGCCCAAGAACCGACTCTGCCGGGCCTGCTTCGACGGGGAGTACCCGATCGACCTGCCGGCGGGAAACCTGATCGGCAAGCACGTGCTCGAAGGGGTGGGCCGGCGGGTCGCCGACACCCCGGACGCTCCGGAGCACCACACACCGCTCGTCGCCACTCCGGGCGGCGCGACCGCCCACCGCCCGTAG
- a CDS encoding sterol carrier family protein — translation MSSPHIKSAVVVAALTALDEGRTPERPVYREAVRTLLTVLAERAPGRSVEVRVPPYGAVQCVPGPRHTRGTPPNVVEMAPATWLALATGRLSWARAITDGRVQVSGNRADLSDHLPL, via the coding sequence GTGTCCTCTCCGCACATTAAGTCCGCCGTGGTAGTAGCGGCGCTGACGGCACTCGATGAGGGGCGTACGCCCGAACGGCCGGTGTACCGGGAGGCGGTCCGTACCCTTCTGACCGTCCTCGCGGAGCGTGCCCCCGGCCGATCGGTGGAGGTGCGGGTCCCACCTTACGGCGCAGTTCAGTGCGTTCCGGGGCCCCGACACACCCGGGGCACCCCGCCGAACGTGGTGGAGATGGCGCCGGCCACCTGGTTGGCGCTGGCCACCGGGCGGTTGTCGTGGGCGCGGGCGATCACGGACGGTCGCGTACAGGTGAGCGGAAATCGTGCGGACCTCTCCGACCACCTGCCGCTCTAG
- a CDS encoding carboxypeptidase-like regulatory domain-containing protein has product MSTHRRAWTQRAGVVVALVAGALLTVPATPAFAAPGVNNVSASPSSVEAGKTTRVSYSLTVGDGSPVDVSVTSSNGKLRCVDGCSRSKVDQSGGSSASFALADDASNGSATITVKAVDANGAENSANTTVTLVAKAAPQTTAPQDKPTVKSVSGKVVVAANGDPVPNAVVGLEDSSGKQFNTTSDGSGNFRITGSTANPIAPGSMVLGASKDGVVATKPINAGAGQSLGNQRISLALKVEVSPSATPSVTAEATPTEETTEETTEETTEPTGGQQQAASQDDDSGFGSFLIILLGGLLVAAGVGTIVLLWIRRKNADADDGEAPGTAAAGGVPGPRGPRGTDDQTRVVNRVGAGPDPTMVGSSALSDAPTMMHRPVVDDVPPDPYAAPPQPYGAPQDTWAGAGGYGEEPPGQGGYGQPGGYGAAPSSGGGYGAAGAAGAAGGYGNAPASGGGYGNAPASGGGYGNAPASGGGYGNAPASGGGYGSRDYGATAGAGYPAQEQPGGYGNERYDEPTGRYTGDSTSYAPAADPYPTSTYQPEPDAYGQPGGAAGYGQPEQGGYGRGAEPTGGYAGGGYGQQAGYDAGPAQGYGSQHGGYDQPTGAHQGGGAHQGGYDQRGGAPQGGYDHRGGTHQGGYDQRGGYDQQAGYDQQAGYGSPQGGYGQPGGYGAEQPQGGYRQEPPQQRGGGYDQQGYDQQQGGYYGDQAQPGQAPTGQAPTGQARPDGPPPEHGGRRLDWLDD; this is encoded by the coding sequence GTGTCAACACACCGACGTGCCTGGACGCAGCGGGCCGGTGTGGTCGTAGCGCTGGTGGCCGGCGCCCTGCTCACGGTCCCCGCCACACCCGCCTTCGCCGCTCCGGGCGTCAACAACGTCTCGGCGTCCCCGAGCTCCGTCGAAGCCGGAAAGACTACGCGGGTCAGCTACTCGCTCACGGTGGGTGACGGCTCCCCTGTCGACGTCTCGGTCACCTCCAGCAACGGCAAACTGCGCTGCGTGGACGGTTGCAGTCGCAGCAAGGTCGACCAGAGCGGCGGCTCCAGCGCCAGCTTCGCCCTCGCCGACGACGCGTCGAACGGCTCCGCCACGATCACCGTGAAGGCCGTCGACGCCAACGGCGCCGAGAACTCGGCCAACACCACCGTGACCCTGGTCGCCAAGGCCGCGCCGCAGACCACAGCGCCCCAGGACAAGCCGACGGTCAAGTCGGTCTCCGGCAAGGTGGTCGTGGCGGCCAACGGCGACCCGGTACCCAACGCGGTGGTGGGGCTGGAGGATTCGAGCGGCAAGCAGTTCAACACCACGAGCGACGGCAGCGGCAACTTCCGGATCACCGGCTCCACCGCGAACCCGATCGCGCCGGGATCGATGGTGCTCGGGGCCAGCAAGGACGGCGTCGTCGCCACCAAGCCGATCAACGCGGGTGCCGGGCAGAGCCTGGGCAACCAGCGGATCAGCCTGGCGTTGAAGGTCGAGGTCAGCCCGAGCGCCACCCCGTCGGTCACGGCAGAGGCCACGCCGACGGAGGAGACGACCGAGGAGACCACCGAGGAGACCACCGAACCGACCGGCGGGCAGCAGCAGGCCGCGTCCCAGGACGACGACAGCGGGTTCGGCTCCTTCCTGATCATCCTGCTCGGCGGCCTGTTGGTGGCGGCCGGCGTCGGCACCATCGTGCTGCTCTGGATCCGGCGCAAGAACGCCGACGCCGACGACGGGGAGGCACCGGGCACCGCCGCAGCGGGTGGCGTTCCCGGCCCCCGGGGGCCGCGCGGCACCGACGACCAGACCCGGGTGGTCAACCGGGTCGGTGCCGGACCCGACCCGACGATGGTCGGCAGCTCCGCGCTCAGCGACGCACCGACGATGATGCACCGGCCGGTCGTCGACGACGTCCCGCCGGACCCGTACGCCGCTCCGCCGCAGCCCTACGGCGCACCGCAGGACACCTGGGCCGGCGCCGGCGGTTACGGCGAGGAACCCCCCGGCCAGGGCGGATACGGCCAGCCGGGCGGTTACGGTGCCGCACCCTCCTCCGGCGGTGGTTACGGTGCGGCGGGCGCTGCCGGTGCGGCCGGCGGTTACGGCAACGCCCCAGCCTCCGGCGGCGGTTACGGCAACGCCCCAGCCTCCGGCGGCGGTTACGGCAACGCCCCAGCCTCCGGCGGCGGTTACGGCAACGCCCCAGCCTCCGGCGGCGGTTACGGCAGCCGGGACTACGGCGCGACGGCCGGTGCTGGTTACCCGGCGCAGGAGCAGCCCGGCGGTTACGGCAACGAACGCTACGACGAGCCCACCGGCCGCTACACCGGCGACAGCACCTCGTACGCACCGGCCGCCGACCCGTACCCGACCAGCACCTACCAGCCGGAGCCGGACGCGTACGGCCAGCCCGGTGGCGCGGCCGGTTACGGCCAGCCCGAGCAGGGCGGCTACGGCCGGGGCGCGGAGCCGACCGGCGGTTATGCCGGCGGTGGCTACGGTCAGCAGGCCGGTTACGACGCAGGCCCGGCACAGGGTTACGGCAGCCAGCACGGCGGCTACGACCAGCCGACCGGAGCCCACCAGGGCGGCGGAGCCCACCAGGGCGGTTACGACCAGCGCGGCGGTGCCCCGCAGGGCGGTTACGACCACCGTGGCGGTACCCACCAGGGCGGTTACGACCAGCGCGGCGGTTACGACCAGCAGGCGGGTTACGACCAGCAGGCCGGCTACGGCTCTCCGCAGGGCGGGTACGGGCAGCCCGGTGGTTACGGTGCCGAGCAACCGCAGGGCGGCTACCGTCAGGAGCCGCCGCAACAGCGCGGCGGCGGCTACGACCAGCAGGGCTACGACCAGCAGCAGGGCGGCTACTACGGCGATCAGGCCCAGCCCGGTCAGGCCCCCACCGGCCAGGCCCCCACCGGCCAGGCCCGACCGGACGGGCCACCCCCGGAGCACGGCGGACGCCGTCTCGACTGGTTGGACGACTGA
- a CDS encoding 2-phosphosulfolactate phosphatase has translation MPSAVHAQPGSGARFDWGPTGAAELGRVCAVLVVVDVLSFTTAVEVAVARGMRVHPFPWGEQAADYAVRVGAVAAVGRRQTSAEHPWSLSPAALSSAPVVADLVLPSPNGSAISAAASATGRPVVAACLRNARAVGRWLRHHGYGSTDAPVGVVAAGERWPDGTLRPSVEDQLGAASVLDAISGVPGGLSVEAAMALAALASTPDVPAAVRGCVSGRELIEGGFAGDVEVAVQLDGSDVVPVLRQGVFSAG, from the coding sequence GTGCCCTCGGCCGTCCACGCCCAGCCCGGATCGGGTGCCCGGTTCGACTGGGGGCCGACCGGGGCGGCGGAACTCGGCCGGGTCTGTGCGGTCCTGGTGGTGGTGGACGTGCTTTCGTTCACCACCGCCGTGGAGGTGGCGGTCGCCCGGGGGATGCGGGTCCACCCGTTCCCCTGGGGAGAACAGGCAGCCGACTACGCGGTGCGGGTCGGCGCGGTGGCCGCGGTGGGTCGTCGGCAGACGAGCGCGGAGCACCCGTGGTCGCTCTCCCCGGCGGCCCTGAGCAGCGCGCCGGTCGTCGCCGACCTGGTGCTGCCGTCGCCGAACGGCTCCGCGATCAGCGCCGCGGCCAGTGCCACCGGTCGGCCGGTGGTCGCGGCCTGCCTGCGCAACGCCCGCGCCGTCGGACGATGGCTGCGCCACCACGGGTACGGCTCGACGGATGCCCCGGTGGGGGTGGTGGCCGCCGGTGAACGCTGGCCGGACGGCACGCTACGCCCCTCGGTGGAGGACCAGTTGGGTGCGGCAAGCGTGCTGGATGCGATCTCCGGGGTGCCCGGAGGGCTCTCGGTGGAGGCGGCGATGGCGCTCGCCGCGTTGGCCAGCACCCCCGACGTGCCGGCGGCGGTACGCGGGTGCGTCTCCGGCCGGGAGTTGATCGAGGGCGGTTTCGCCGGGGACGTCGAGGTCGCCGTCCAACTCGACGGGTCGGACGTGGTGCCGGTGCTCCGTCAGGGCGTCTTCTCGGCCGGCTGA